The Roseofilum capinflatum BLCC-M114 sequence GGAGAAGGGGGAGAATTTAGAGAAGGCGATCTCCGCTTTCCAAAACGCACTGAAGTTCTATACACTTGACAAATTGCCCCAATACTACGCCGCCACGCAAAATAATCTGGGGGCTGCATACCGAAACCTTGCCACAATTCGGGAGAAGGGGGAGAATTTAGACCGGGCGATCGCCGCTTTCCAAAATGCTCTCAAGTTCCGCACACACAACAAATTTCCCCAAGATTACGCCATGACGCAAAATAATCTGGGGAATGCATACCAAGAGCTGGCCTCAATTCGGGAGAAGGGGGAGAATTTAGACCGGGCGATCGCCGCTTTCCAAAATGCTCTCAAGTTCCGCACACCCGACAAATTTCCCCAAAAGTACGCCACCACACAAAATAATCTGGGGGTTGCTTACCAAAAGCTTGCCACAATTCGGGAGAAGGGGGAGAATTTAGACCGGGCGATCTCCGCTTACTATAATGCCCTCAAGTTCCACACACCAGACAAATTTCCCCAATACTACGCCGCCACGCAAAATAATCTGGGGGCTGCCTACCAAGAGCTTGCCACGATTTGTAATAAGGAGGAGAATTTAGAGAGAGCGATTATCGCTTACGAGAAGTCCCTTGAAGTTTACCAAAAGGAAAAATTTCCCCAAGGTTACGCCACTACGCAAAATAATCTGGGGACTGCCTACCAAGAGCTTGCCACGATTTATAAGAAGGAGGAGAATTTAGACCGGGCGATCCAAGCGTATCGTCAGGCGTTAACGGTTTATCTGCCGCAAACCTTACCCTTAACTTGTTTCACAGTTGCTAAAAGTTTAGGCAATCTTGGCTTCAAAGAAGGCGACTGGAACCTCGCCATTGAAGGCTATGCTACCGCCATCGAAGCCGTGGAACAAAGTCGCGCTTGGACAACCACAGACGATCGCCGCCAAGAATTGATGGCAAACTCTATGGGAGTTTACGACAATATTATCCAAGCCTATGTCAACCTGGAACAATACGACCAAGCCTTGGAGTATGCAGACCGCAGCCGCTCCAAACATCTGGTAGACTTAATGCACAGTAACGACCTCTATCAAGGGGGCGAGATTCCCGAAGCCGTGCAAGCCTTACTCCAGCGCTACGAAGCCTTGCAAACCGCAATCAACCAAAAACGCCAACCTCCCCAAAACTCCAGCGACAACAAAACCGTTGCCACCACTCGCCAAACCTTCGAGACATTTGTCCAGGATATCGAAGCCTTAGAAGCGGAAAAACAACAGGTTTGGCAAGCACTGCGCCGTCAAGATCCCGTTTTAGCCGGTTCTAAGGAAGTCGCTCCCCTGAGCTTCACCGAGATGCAGAAGCTGCTCCCGGATGCTACCACCGCTCTGCTCAGTTTCTACACTACTAGAGACGATATATTTATCTTTATTCTCTATAAGGATAAACCCACCCAATGCCATCGTTGCTTTCTTGGGTATGCTTTGTATTTGTTGGCGATCTCTAAACTGTTGAATGACCAATACTTGAGATTATTGAGTGTTTATTTTCATGCTTTGATTCAGCAACGCCGACTAGAGAACTTGCAGGCTTGGTTAATCGAAAACTGGACAAGACCTTACGCCAACTATATCTATAAGGACAACCCCCAATGGCGCGATAATATGGTTGAACTCCTCCATCAACTCACCGATCGCCTCAACCTGAATCACTTAATCCAAACCCATCTCCAAGGTATCGAAGAACTGATTATCGTTCCGCACCTGGTGCTGCATCAAATTCCCTTCGCCGCGCTTCCCCTGTCTGCACCGACTCCCCACCCGCACCCGCAGGCACTCCCAGAGGAGAGCAGAAAACCGGGAGGAACGCCCAAAACCCCCAAACGCAAACAAACCGCGACACGCTACCTGGGCGATGAATTCCGCATTCGCCTGATTCCCTCTTGCCGCATTTTACAGTATTGCCAAGAGCGCCCACCCCTGAAAGAGCCAGCCCTGGGCATTGTCGCCGATGCCACCGAGGATTTACCCTTTACCCCCTTCGAGTGCCAAACCATCGCCCAAGCCCACAAAGTACCCGCCTCTCGCTACCTGCGGGGCAAACAAGCCACGGTTGACCAGTATAAAACCTTGCTGCAAACCGTGGGTCGCCTGCACAGCAGCCACCACGCCGCCTACGACTGGCAAAACCCCCTCAACTCCAAGCTCCTCCTAGCCGACGGCGATCTCACCCTGGGCTTGCTCCTGACTCCCGGCTGGCGGATGCCCGATGTAGAAGAGATTTTCACGTCCTGCTGTGAAGTTAATTTTACCGCAGCCAACCCCTCCGATGACCCCCTGACCCTAGCGGCGGGTTTCCTCTGTGCTGGAGCCAGGGCAGTCATCACGACTCAGTGGGCAGTAGCTGACCTAGGAAGCGCCTTATTAGCGATTTTATACGACCAAAAGCGAAATTCTGGCGTAAGCCGCTCCACCGCCCTCCAGCAGGCGCAACAGAAGTTACGCAGTTTAACGGGTAAGGAGTTAAAGCAAAGGTATGAACGCCAACTTTCAGACTATCTGCAAGAGCGCTACAGCCA is a genomic window containing:
- a CDS encoding CHAT domain-containing protein, with protein sequence MDEQRIREYVNLLNELLQCEQGEEGRILRENRGLVDEGLLQVGMSAAQELMENGQEQVARWLVRLLEQVFGGESREQRHTPEDYRQFIVQLMQAEQTGNSQQTQALLASHQHLLDGAFAGIFQMLVNQVIEEYPEEENPMVGLVENISLQISNFPLGDLQTNKEIAIAGYQWVLQRREDNPELWAQTQNNLGTAYGDLATIQEKGENLEKAISAFQNALKFYTLDKLPQYYAATQNNLGAAYRNLATIREKGENLDRAIAAFQNALKFRTHNKFPQDYAMTQNNLGNAYQELASIREKGENLDRAIAAFQNALKFRTPDKFPQKYATTQNNLGVAYQKLATIREKGENLDRAISAYYNALKFHTPDKFPQYYAATQNNLGAAYQELATICNKEENLERAIIAYEKSLEVYQKEKFPQGYATTQNNLGTAYQELATIYKKEENLDRAIQAYRQALTVYLPQTLPLTCFTVAKSLGNLGFKEGDWNLAIEGYATAIEAVEQSRAWTTTDDRRQELMANSMGVYDNIIQAYVNLEQYDQALEYADRSRSKHLVDLMHSNDLYQGGEIPEAVQALLQRYEALQTAINQKRQPPQNSSDNKTVATTRQTFETFVQDIEALEAEKQQVWQALRRQDPVLAGSKEVAPLSFTEMQKLLPDATTALLSFYTTRDDIFIFILYKDKPTQCHRCFLGYALYLLAISKLLNDQYLRLLSVYFHALIQQRRLENLQAWLIENWTRPYANYIYKDNPQWRDNMVELLHQLTDRLNLNHLIQTHLQGIEELIIVPHLVLHQIPFAALPLSAPTPHPHPQALPEESRKPGGTPKTPKRKQTATRYLGDEFRIRLIPSCRILQYCQERPPLKEPALGIVADATEDLPFTPFECQTIAQAHKVPASRYLRGKQATVDQYKTLLQTVGRLHSSHHAAYDWQNPLNSKLLLADGDLTLGLLLTPGWRMPDVEEIFTSCCEVNFTAANPSDDPLTLAAGFLCAGARAVITTQWAVADLGSALLAILYDQKRNSGVSRSTALQQAQQKLRSLTGKELKQRYERQLSDYLQERYSQDETRLSRLKDGLSQSYALDTPFDDPYYWAGFVVQGMN